AGTGTCCTTTGAGCTTCCCAGTGGTTGTAGCTTTGCTATTGCAGGTGCCTCTACTGCATTGCCAGTAACTGCCTGCTCTTTTTGTTACTTTCCCCCAGGAGGAAGGTATGCTGAGGGCTCGGATCCAAAGAGTTCAGGTTCCCCTGGGTGAGGCGCTGCGACCCAGCCAGCTCCCCCCATCCCGGCTGCCTCATATGTGGCAGCTGTCCCAGGGTGAGCAGTACAGGGATAGTAACTCTCGCGTTTGGGAGATAGAGCACCATCTCATGGTAAGGATGGTGGCAACAATAGGCCATAGTCATGCCTGTTTGTGAAGTCGTTTGAGATCCTTGAGGGACGGCAAAGGACTGTTATTTTGTTGAAGTCCGTTAGCTCAGCCACAGTAACTGTAGACGTATTGAACTTTTCCTTGTCGCTTACAGCTTGGTGGTGTTGAAGAACTGCTGCTTAAACTCGTGCCTGGTGATTAATCTGGTATGTGTAGACGTTATCCCTGCTTTGTACTGTGCTCTTGTTTATTCCCAGTCATTCTTTAATAtgaatttttgtctttcaggaGCAGTGGCTCTAGGAAGATGTCGTTGTATATTTTGTACAATAAATGATTCTCTcaccactgaaatgcagccaccTCTGAGGTGGAAGCAGTTTAACAACacacagcagcatcacacaAGAGTTTAGGACAGGCAGTGAAGAGGAGTATTGTGTCCAAGTGAAACATCAGGGGGAGTTCTAGGTAGGCAGAATGTAATTGCCCTAAGTGGAGTTTGGCCAGGATGCTGGAAATAATGCCCTAGCAATATTGGAAAGTGCTGTGGGCTGGTGAATGGTCAGGAATTGGAAAGGCAGCACCTCCCTAGTgctgggcaggggcaggagcttCACTGTGACCCAGAGGGAGCTGAAGTCCTGTGACCGCTTCCAGCAACAGCGGTGCTTTCCTGTAGAGGTCTCCCATCCAACTACTAGTAATACCGCCAGGTTTCTGCTTGTCCTTTGATGTCTTAACCAAAAGTAAGAGTTAAAGGTGtcacagctgcagaaagccCAACTTTCCGAACCCTGCTTTCTGGGGGTTTGAACAGGATGGAGCTGTCCTCCCGTCTGTggtgttgtttggggtttttggggagggagggatttCCAAGAGGCTTTCTCCTGGAACAACATCAGAAAAAGCCCTCCTTGTCTTTATGGGACATACACAActaagttgttttgttttgttgttttttaaaatgcctatATATATATGACTAACACCAAGTTATATGGCTTAACACCAAGTCCTTGGCTGTGTAGAGCTCACAGAGAGGGCTTTTACACAATACATGGTATAGTATAAGGTCCACAGGCACGGAAGTGTTAAGTCAGCCGTGTTAATCTTTGCTGGAATCTTTGTGCATCCGAGTGGGAAAGGACACATTTTGGCCAGCAAAAGGCCTTCAAGCCTAGCAACATAAAACTTCCTGTATTCATTGTCCACATTATCATCCTTTAGCCAGACACAGAGAATTCTTGTGTATGTTGGTAGGCATCTGCAAGCAGCAATAGGTGTTATCTGCACTGTGTGTGACAGAGAGGGAAATTGGGAGCTCTTTAAAGTCTTGGCTTTAAGACTGTGTCTTGCTCCCCTGCCCCCTGAAAAGCATGTTGTTTCTACAGTAACATTTTCCTATCATTTTAGTTCTCTGAACATGCCCCAGAAGGATCCCTGCCAGAAACAAgcctgtgaaatacagaaatgcttgCAAGGTACCAAGCgtaattttgtctttttggtGGAACTTAATTCTTTTGACTTAATCCTGTTCTCCTTTCACCTTGAGAAGCAAGCAAGCACATTAGCATCAGCTAGATGCAAATGgtgatttctggttttaataaattCCCTTGGGTTTGACTGTAAATAAGGAGACACCATTAGTACCTAACAGCGTGTTTGTAACAGTAATATTGTGCTTATTGCAGAGTGTTATCCATGCTGGTAGTGAGATCCCATGTGTAGTCTTGGGACTCAGCTGTAGGTGGGGAGAGCTAGACATTATAATGAGCTGTTTCACAGAGTGGGTAGTGAGGATGGTGGGTGGATTGTATGAGAAGACTGCAGAGCTTCTAGATGCAGGGGTGTTTTGAGAGCAGGTCAAACAGATGTCTGTGAGGAATGGGTTTGGTATGTGTGATCTGGCCTCAGCGTATGAGCTGGTCTCCCTCTGAAGACCTCtaacagctgctttttattatcTTAGCTAAATATTTGTAGGGGTGAGGGACATTATGTGATAATGTGGGGTTTGAGCCTAAGTTGGGAAGAGCAGACTTGTTACTTGCAGAGGACAATACTGCTTCTTGGAAAAGGATTTGCCTTATAGAATGAATAGGAAAAAACATTCCTCTGTGCCAAGGCAGCTCAGCCATATGGGAAAGAGTTCTCCCTAACTCACCTGGTGGAGGCCTTGGCCAGCGTGCTCTGAGCTTCATGTGAGAGTAACTCAGGGTGTTAGCCCAGGGATGACGAGGCAGGAGGTGAATGATGCCACAGCTAAAATCAGCCAGGCCAGTTCCATGGCAACTGATTTCGgcctttattttatttgcaggCTGCAAGCAGGTTAGCTAAAACATAGCTGGAGTGGAGCATAGGAGGGAGAGCATCTGGGAAAAGTAGGGAAAAGCAACAGTTATTGGTAGATGTCTGTCGTCCGCAGGATTGGTTTTTTTGAAGCTGTGTTCAGCTCAAAGCAAAGGCTCAAACAAACCGCTCTGTGTGTCCCTGACATCTGTTTAGATACTgccttttactgtttttattgtttggagCATTCTCCCATGAAAGGCTGCCTTCTCTCCCCATGGTAACTGCACTTAAAAGCTATTGTTTGACCCTGTTTTGGTCCCATCTGTGACAGTGTCCTTTTTATAACATTCTGGAAGTTATTCCAGGTGTTTCACCTGCGTAGGTTTGTGTATACAGATTTGATCCGAATGGTTAAGCGTTAGCAAAGAAGCTCTTTTGACTGTGCTACATGCACAGTGTGTGTGCACCACTTCTcattttgcagtgctgctgttacTCATGTATTATCATGCTGTGGAGTTGTCCGAGTTGcacagagagcaaagcagagaggTTTGCATAGAGCAGGGAAAACGattaaatgcttttaagcagctcttgcttttcagagaaacaTGCTGCCCAGCAGCTGAAGGGCTGAGCTAGATTTGTGCCCTCCAGGGACAAAACCTGTTCCCCTCTGCAGACTTAGTGTCTCCTTCTTATTTTCCAGCGAACAACTATGTGGAGTCTAAGTGTGAAGCTGTGATCCGAGAAATGCGGAAGTGCTGCGCCCAGTACCCCAAGGGCAGATCCATCTGTTGTTCAGGgtttgagaaagaagaaagggagagagagaagttAAAGGTGACGTCAGAAGGAATTCCCCCATCACCTCAGTAACACAATGCAGCTCCAGCAGGTGCCGGAGCAGGGACTCACCTGCAGAGCTCGTGTGTGGTTTTTTCAAGCCTTCTTTAGACTTTCAGGAAAGCCAGATTGCTCCAAGGACACACCACCCGGCACACCAAAAAGTATAACGCAGTACCAACAGATGGCCTCCTTAACAGACTGTATTTTCTGTACCAAAACATCATCTGCATTGTCTTTGCATTGCACCTGTGTCTGTGAAAAGTCAACTTGATGTTTTTAGAATGCTTACCTTACTCTAATCCATCCTTGCTCTCAAAACGGAGAACTGGAACCAAGTTATTCTAGCTTCTGGAGTGAGAGGTACAGGAAATGAGCTCAGACAAGTGAGTGAGTTTAAGCATGACACATGAAACAAGCCCATCTTGACACAGCAAAGGTATTGCTGCCGTCGTGCAGTAGTTCCAGACATTTGCCTGTCCAGTGGTTCAAGCTCAAGAAAGGGAATCAGGTCTGGGGATTGTTCCTAGGTCTTGCATAGATCACGAGTGACTACCGTCACTTTGCCTAAGTGCCTCACTTTCCCACTGGACAGACTTTTGATTACTTTCTATTTGAATTGCCTACACGCTGCTATTTGCATGACAAAGATGTTACAGGAACATTATTTCAGGGATTGCTACAggaatagggttttttttaaaaaaagcaatattcaTTTGAAAGATCTGACTGTTgatataaaatttataaatttatagTTGAAAACCTTTAAGCAATATGTTACAAACCCAGCATAGTTCAACCCGCTGGTACCCAGAGGCCTATCACAAAGCCCTGGGCTAGATCCAAGAACTGATTTAGGCGCTGCTTACTCAACAAGCAGTTGTAGGCACTTGCTTTCAACACTTTTACAGACTCACTCCCAAGCCGGCTGTGTCTGGACCCCAGGGAGAGATGGCTTTTCAGAAGCTCTCACCTGTGCAGCAGAATTTCCTGTGACCTGTAGGAAGAGCTCGGTAGACAGGTTCCTGCATCACCCTTCAGAGCTGCTTAAGT
Above is a genomic segment from Strigops habroptila isolate Jane chromosome 9, bStrHab1.2.pri, whole genome shotgun sequence containing:
- the MTCP1 gene encoding protein p13 MTCP-1; this translates as MAAGGHAGTPPVRLWVRRVGVYCDEHRKTWLVAAEEEEGMLRARIQRVQVPLGEALRPSQLPPSRLPHMWQLSQGEQYRDSNSRVWEIEHHLMLGGVEELLLKLVPGD
- the CMC4 gene encoding cx9C motif-containing protein 4; this translates as MPQKDPCQKQACEIQKCLQANNYVESKCEAVIREMRKCCAQYPKGRSICCSGFEKEEREREKLKVTSEGIPPSPQ